The Cottoperca gobio chromosome 8, fCotGob3.1, whole genome shotgun sequence genome contains the following window.
GTGTGGAATAGTTGACTGGTAGATTGAACAGGTACGCTCACTTGTTATCTTTTTTGCTGTCCTTCTAAACGGAGTACAGAATGTTTGATATTGAGTtcatttattttggattttgttttCTCTAGTGATGTTTTCAATATGTTCGGTTCGATTTTTAAGAAATGAGTGTGACACGTTGTTTGTTCTGCTTTTTGATAGATGTGATGTGGTTGTGGGCCAATTCCAAGTTTAgctatttctattttttgtgGGCAGATACAAGAAGATCAAGTCCTCTGTATCTGTGGATGAATCTTTGGTGGATGTGATGCTGCCAGTGTTGTCTTGTTGACAAAAGTGTTTGTgtctaaatgctaatgtcagcatgctaacatgctagcaatgacaatgttaacatgctgatctGTGATATGTTTACCACCTTAGTGTAgtgtgctagcatgctaacatttgctaaattgTAGTAGACCCAAAGTAccactgaggctgatgggaatgttattagttttgcagatatttggtcataaaccaaagtttTGGAAAAATGCGAATTTTGACCTGATAATGCCACTAGATGTCAAGTTAGAGGATAACAAACTTTATTACAGTTCATACCGAGAGGAACATGACTGAGTGTAccaattttaataataaatatataatatataatagctGTTAAGATATTTCAGCACGAACCAAAGTGTTGGAGAGTCTTTTCATTTGTGGACAATATTTAGAGTAATGACTTTGACTTTGTGATCTGTGGTGTCCTCCAATGCTCTCCGCAGCAGTCACCATATCAGCCATGGATCCTTCCTCCCCGGATGGTGCGGACACTGAAGCCTCCACACAGCTCAACCCTGTCCAGGACGGTGAGTCACCTCGCTGTCAGGGCGGTCTGGCTCCATCTTGCGGGCTCCTCTACTTTAAGCCCATTATGGCCATCAGTGTGGGCACACTGCTGTTTGGATCAGGCACAGCCCTGTCCCTGCTCTACTTCACCCAGATGGGCAATGTCCCCTACCTGCTGGGCCCGCTGTTCCTCTCTGTGGGTCTGATGTTCCTAGTTACCGGCCTGGTCTGGATCCCCGTGCTCAAACAGAGCCTGGGGTAGGGACTCCAAGTAGAGCACAAACACCTCTGATGGGGAACTAACAGGACCCTTGAACGATCTGCTTTGAGAACACAAATCAGTACGTACATGAGTGTGAGGTCACACTTTGGGACAGTACTGTTTGCATTATGGGAGTGTAGGATCCAGAGCTCGACCCTCACCAGgtactaaaagtcaggatatctcagaATTCTGCCTCAATTTTGAGCATTCTTAATTTTAATCTGCCAagcccttttctttttattgggCTAATCAATCCATGCAATGTTCAGTCCAAGCCATAGCcaggattttagaaatactgaggtcATCAAGTCTCCCTCCACAAGTATAACAATCTGACCTgtctcaaaaatgttttttaattcattggatttttcaataaatgataTCGCCTGAACATTTTATCTCCCAACATGAAAAACCGTTTGTCTCATTAATGTCACCTTTTTATGACCTAAGAAAAACAGTCCTATTCATCTTTGTGACAGTGTGTCTTTTTAGATAatcaattgttttttaatgataTATTCAAACTTAGAAAGCATAGAAAGAATTCAACCCAATACAATTATCAACTCCCAACATCAACTCTGCACAGTGCCAGGAATAAAATTCTGGTGACGAAGAaatttatgtaattatttattggcCTAAAAGTAGTCTTGAAAAATAGTGTTAAACGCCTTTAAAGTAACTGCCAAGGACATGATCTCAGTTGAAGCTACACAGCTGTTTGCAGTCGGCCTGGAGGCTGTGATAGCAGTTGGTTTATGTCTTTACATTTCAAAGGATTGCATCCTAACAGGTTAAAAGCTGGTGGCTCAAAGACCTTat
Protein-coding sequences here:
- the LOC115012504 gene encoding phosphoinositide-interacting protein-like, translating into MDPSSPDGADTEASTQLNPVQDGESPRCQGGLAPSCGLLYFKPIMAISVGTLLFGSGTALSLLYFTQMGNVPYLLGPLFLSVGLMFLVTGLVWIPVLKQSLG